The Rhodoligotrophos appendicifer sequence TCTTCGGCGGCGGCACTCCGTCCTTGATGCCGCCCTCGGCCGTCGGCCAGGTGATCGATGCGGTGGCCGGGCGATGGTCTCTGTCGCCCTGGGTGGAGATCACCCTGGAGGCAAACCCGACAAGCGTAGAAGCCTCGAATTTCGACGGTTACGCCGCGGCCGGCGTCAACCGTTTGTCCCTTGGCGTCCAGGCTCTGGACGACGCCTCCCTGAAAGCCTTGGGCCGTGAGCACTCGGTGGCCGAAGCCATGGCCGCTCTCGACATCGCTCAGACCCGCTTCAACCGCGTCTCCTTCGATCTCATTTACGCCCGCCCGGCCCAGACGGTGGCGGCCTGGACGCATGAGCTGTCGGCGGCCCTTGAACGCGGAACCGAGCATCTTTCCCTGTATCAGCTGACCATCGAGCCAGGTACACCCTTTGCCGCCCGCCACAAGCGCGGCACCCTGGTGGTCCCCGACGACGACTCTGCCATTGCGCTCTACGAGATCACCCAGGATCTCTGCAACGCCGCCGGCATGCCGGCCTATGAGGTCTCGAACCACGCGCGGCCCGGGGCCGAATCGCGGCACAACCTGACCTATTGGCGCTATGGCGAGTATGTCGGTGTGGGACCGGGCGCCCATGGACGCTTGATCATGAATGATGCTCGGCATGCTCTGCAGACCATTCGCACCCCCGCAGCTTGGCTCGCCGCCGTCAATCGCCGCGGCAACGGCATCGCTGACGACACCGCGCTCCTTCCTCAGGAGGCGGCGGAAGAACTCCTGCTCATGGGGCTTCGCCTCTCGGAAGGCGTATCGCTGGACCGCTTCGCCGACCTCCGCGGCGGTCGTCTGCGTCCTGGAACCCTGTCATCACTGGCAGAGGAGGGCCTCCTCCAGGTCAGCGACGACGGCCGCCGCATCGCCGCGACGGCCCGTGGACGGCAGGTCCTGAATGCCCTCATCGCCGCTTTGCTGACCTCCTTGGAGGCACAGGAAGCCGCCTAATAGGAGGCGCCGTTGAACCGGGTCGGCGCACCTTCCACGACCTGCGGTCCTGT is a genomic window containing:
- the hemW gene encoding radical SAM family heme chaperone HemW; protein product: MRTTDQPGFAVYVHWPFCKAKCPYCDFNSHVRPDAVADDYAAALVREIGDFADRTPGRTVTSIFFGGGTPSLMPPSAVGQVIDAVAGRWSLSPWVEITLEANPTSVEASNFDGYAAAGVNRLSLGVQALDDASLKALGREHSVAEAMAALDIAQTRFNRVSFDLIYARPAQTVAAWTHELSAALERGTEHLSLYQLTIEPGTPFAARHKRGTLVVPDDDSAIALYEITQDLCNAAGMPAYEVSNHARPGAESRHNLTYWRYGEYVGVGPGAHGRLIMNDARHALQTIRTPAAWLAAVNRRGNGIADDTALLPQEAAEELLLMGLRLSEGVSLDRFADLRGGRLRPGTLSSLAEEGLLQVSDDGRRIAATARGRQVLNALIAALLTSLEAQEAA